A single genomic interval of Adhaeribacter pallidiroseus harbors:
- a CDS encoding 7-carboxy-7-deazaguanine synthase QueE, giving the protein MNLTKEIKQPAVLSVPASGRELPLMEAFYTIQGEGYNTGKAAYFIRLGGCDIGCHWCDVKESWDAAAHPLTSVASIVAQAQQYPGKAVVVTGGEPLIYNLDLLTLTLQQAGILTFLETSGAYPLSGSWDWVCVSPKKFKKPLPSVLAKADELKVIVFNKSDFAWAEEHAGQVAPHTRLYLQPEWSKAQQIVPDIVDYVKNNPKWQVSLQTHKYLNIP; this is encoded by the coding sequence TTGAACCTTACTAAAGAAATAAAACAACCAGCGGTGTTATCGGTACCCGCTAGTGGGAGGGAGCTGCCCTTAATGGAAGCCTTTTACACCATTCAGGGAGAAGGCTATAATACCGGTAAAGCGGCTTACTTTATTCGGTTAGGCGGCTGCGACATTGGTTGCCATTGGTGCGATGTAAAAGAATCGTGGGATGCTGCTGCCCACCCTTTAACCAGCGTTGCCAGCATTGTAGCCCAGGCGCAGCAGTACCCGGGTAAAGCCGTAGTGGTTACTGGAGGCGAACCATTAATTTATAATTTAGATTTACTCACCCTTACTTTGCAGCAAGCCGGTATTCTTACTTTTCTGGAAACTTCCGGGGCTTACCCGCTTTCGGGTTCCTGGGATTGGGTTTGCGTTTCGCCTAAAAAATTTAAAAAACCATTGCCTTCGGTCTTAGCCAAAGCCGATGAATTAAAAGTTATTGTATTTAATAAAAGTGATTTTGCGTGGGCCGAAGAACATGCTGGACAGGTAGCACCGCATACCCGCTTGTACTTGCAACCCGAGTGGAGCAAAGCCCAACAAATAGTACCCGACATTGTAGATTACGTTAAAAATAATCCGAAATGGCAGGTGTCGCTGCAAACGCACAAATACCTGAACATTCCGTAA
- a CDS encoding tetrahydrofolate dehydrogenase/cyclohydrolase catalytic domain-containing protein, whose amino-acid sequence MLIDGKKTSETIKEEIAVEVAQIKEQGGKIPHLAAILVGNDGGSVTYVNNKVLACEKVGFQSTLIRLEETVTEEELLAKVQELNNDADIDGFIVQLPLPKHISAEKVNEILLPQKDVDGFHPVNVGRMVLNLPAYLPATPNGILELLKRYDIETAGKHCVVIGRSHIVGSPMSIMMAKNAKPGNCTVTLCHSRTVNLPEITRTADIIIAAIGIPEFVTADMVKPGAVVIDVGTTRVISLTKKSGFELKGDVKFDEVASKCSYITPVPGGVGPMTIASLLMNTLRAAKKEVYS is encoded by the coding sequence ATATTAATAGACGGTAAAAAAACGTCGGAAACGATTAAAGAGGAAATTGCGGTCGAAGTGGCGCAGATCAAAGAACAAGGCGGTAAAATCCCCCATTTAGCGGCTATTCTGGTCGGCAACGACGGGGGCAGCGTTACTTACGTGAACAATAAAGTATTGGCTTGCGAAAAAGTGGGTTTTCAATCTACTTTAATCCGGCTGGAAGAAACCGTAACCGAAGAAGAACTGCTGGCGAAAGTACAGGAGTTAAATAACGACGCGGATATTGATGGCTTTATTGTGCAATTACCGTTGCCTAAGCATATTTCCGCCGAAAAAGTAAACGAAATTTTACTGCCCCAGAAGGATGTAGATGGGTTTCACCCGGTAAACGTAGGCCGGATGGTGTTAAACTTACCCGCATATTTACCCGCTACGCCCAATGGAATACTAGAACTATTGAAGCGCTACGATATTGAAACCGCCGGCAAACATTGCGTAGTCATTGGCCGGAGTCATATCGTGGGTTCGCCCATGAGCATTATGATGGCTAAAAATGCGAAGCCCGGCAATTGTACGGTAACTTTATGTCACAGCCGCACCGTAAACTTACCCGAAATAACCCGCACCGCTGATATTATTATTGCGGCCATTGGCATTCCGGAGTTTGTAACGGCCGATATGGTAAAACCGGGTGCCGTTGTCATTGATGTGGGTACCACCCGGGTAATAAGCTTAACCAAAAAATCCGGTTTTGAACTAAAAGGGGACGTAAAGTTCGATGAAGTAGCTTCTAAATGCAGCTATATCACACCGGTACCCGGTGGCGTAGGGCCCATGACTATTGCTTCTTTATTAATGAATACTTTAAGAGCGGCGAAAAAAGAAGTTTATAGTTAG
- a CDS encoding DUF5615 family PIN-like protein, protein MKVICDVHIPLRLVTYFNKQGVHAEHVNNLPDKYFTTDKVISEYADKNDLVVITKDIDFRNSYYIKNSPKKLIRICLGNLSTTEIITIINTHILFLIDIYQKFISFYIEVEREKILVLSS, encoded by the coding sequence ATGAAAGTAATTTGTGATGTGCATATTCCTTTAAGGCTTGTAACTTATTTTAACAAACAAGGGGTACATGCGGAGCATGTTAATAATTTACCTGATAAATATTTCACAACGGATAAGGTGATTTCTGAATATGCTGACAAAAATGACTTGGTTGTTATTACAAAAGATATTGATTTTAGGAACAGTTATTACATCAAGAATTCGCCTAAAAAGTTGATTCGTATCTGTTTGGGTAATCTTTCAACCACCGAAATAATTACCATTATAAATACCCATATACTTTTTTTGATAGATATTTATCAAAAGTTTATTTCCTTTTACATTGAAGTAGAGCGAGAGAAAATCCTAGTTTTATCTTCTTAA
- a CDS encoding DUF433 domain-containing protein → MNFLERITINPEICHGKPCIRGMRWPVEVVLDLLSSDMTKEEILTDHPELEKEDLIASINFAKLLLSGRSIQELAG, encoded by the coding sequence ATGAACTTTCTAGAACGAATTACGATAAACCCCGAAATTTGCCATGGAAAGCCGTGTATTAGAGGTATGCGCTGGCCAGTAGAAGTTGTATTGGACTTATTAAGTTCTGACATGACGAAAGAAGAAATTCTGACGGATCATCCTGAGTTGGAAAAAGAAGATTTAATTGCCAGTATCAATTTTGCAAAATTGCTTCTTTCCGGAAGATCCATCCAAGAGTTAGCTGGATGA
- the lepA gene encoding translation elongation factor 4 — translation MKNIRNFCIIAHIDHGKSTLADRLLEFTSTVAEREMQDQLLDNMDLERERGITIKSHAIQMVYQYKGEEYVLNLIDTPGHVDFSYEVSRSIAACEGALLIVDASQGIEAQTISNLYLAIGNDLEIIPVLNKIDLPHAMPEEVSDQIIDLIGCDREDIIHASGKEGIGIEAILNAICDRIPAPTGDSNAPLQALIFDSVFNSYRGIEVYFRIMNGTLRKGERVKFLNTGKVYNADEIGVLKLNQEPRTVMGAGNVGYLISGIKNAKEVKVGDTITTIENPTTVGIEGFEEVKPMVFAGIYPVETSEFEELRSSMEKLQLNDASLVWEPETSAALGFGFRCGFLGMLHMEIVQERLEREFDMTVITTVPSVQFKAFTTKDGEVTVNAPSEMPEPNYIDRIEEPFIKAQIISKSEFIGPIISLCMDKRGILKSQTYLTSDRVELNFEMPLAEIVFDFFDKLKTISRGYASLDYELIGYRESNMVKLDIMLNGEKVDALSAIVHREKAYDWGKRLCEKLRELLPRQMFEIAIQAAIGQKIISRETVKALRKNVLAKCYGGDISRKRKLLEKQKKGKKRMRQVGNVEIPQEAFLAVLKLD, via the coding sequence ATGAAGAACATCCGTAATTTTTGTATTATCGCCCACATTGATCATGGTAAAAGCACCCTGGCCGACCGATTATTGGAGTTTACTTCCACGGTAGCCGAGCGGGAAATGCAAGACCAATTGCTCGATAACATGGATTTAGAGCGGGAGCGGGGCATTACCATTAAAAGCCATGCCATTCAGATGGTGTACCAGTATAAAGGCGAAGAATACGTATTAAATTTAATCGATACGCCGGGCCACGTCGATTTTTCCTACGAAGTTTCGCGTTCCATCGCCGCCTGCGAAGGCGCTTTGCTCATCGTGGATGCCTCGCAGGGCATTGAAGCGCAAACCATTTCTAACTTGTATTTAGCCATTGGCAACGACCTGGAAATTATTCCGGTTTTAAATAAAATTGACTTGCCGCACGCCATGCCGGAGGAAGTAAGTGACCAGATTATTGATTTAATTGGTTGCGACCGCGAAGATATTATTCATGCTTCGGGCAAAGAAGGTATCGGCATTGAAGCTATTTTGAATGCCATTTGCGACCGGATTCCGGCTCCAACCGGCGACTCGAATGCACCTTTGCAAGCCTTGATTTTTGATTCGGTTTTTAATTCGTACCGCGGTATTGAGGTGTATTTTCGGATTATGAACGGTACCCTGCGGAAAGGCGAACGGGTAAAATTTTTAAATACGGGTAAAGTGTATAACGCTGATGAAATTGGCGTATTAAAACTCAACCAGGAACCGCGTACTGTGATGGGTGCCGGTAATGTAGGATATTTAATATCCGGCATTAAAAACGCCAAAGAAGTAAAAGTAGGCGATACCATTACCACCATCGAAAATCCGACAACAGTCGGGATTGAAGGTTTTGAAGAAGTTAAACCCATGGTATTTGCCGGTATTTACCCCGTAGAAACCAGCGAATTTGAGGAATTACGTTCTTCGATGGAGAAATTGCAACTAAATGATGCTTCCCTGGTTTGGGAACCCGAAACTTCGGCGGCATTAGGCTTTGGTTTCCGGTGCGGCTTTTTGGGGATGCTCCACATGGAAATTGTGCAGGAACGGTTGGAGCGCGAGTTCGATATGACGGTAATAACTACCGTGCCCAGTGTGCAATTTAAAGCCTTTACTACCAAAGACGGCGAGGTTACGGTAAACGCGCCGTCCGAGATGCCGGAACCTAATTACATCGATCGCATTGAAGAACCGTTTATTAAAGCGCAGATTATTTCGAAATCGGAATTTATCGGACCTATTATTTCGCTTTGCATGGATAAACGCGGAATTTTAAAAAGTCAAACTTATTTAACCAGCGATCGGGTAGAATTAAATTTTGAAATGCCCTTAGCCGAAATTGTATTCGACTTTTTTGATAAATTAAAAACTATTTCGCGCGGTTATGCTTCCCTGGATTATGAACTGATTGGTTACCGGGAATCGAACATGGTGAAGCTGGATATTATGCTGAACGGCGAAAAAGTAGATGCCTTAAGCGCTATTGTGCACCGTGAAAAAGCTTACGATTGGGGCAAACGGCTCTGCGAAAAACTACGCGAGTTATTGCCGCGGCAAATGTTCGAAATTGCTATTCAAGCGGCCATTGGCCAGAAAATCATTTCGCGTGAAACCGTAAAAGCCCTCCGAAAAAACGTATTGGCCAAGTGTTATGGGGGCGATATTAGCCGGAAGCGGAAACTGCTCGAAAAGCAGAAAAAAGGTAAAAAACGCATGCGCCAGGTAGGTAACGTAGAAATTCCGCAGGAAGCATTTTTGGCGGTATTAAAGCTGGATTAG
- the treF gene encoding alpha,alpha-trehalase TreF gives MPIFVYLFLFIIFKKGRLYFNGRSIVLAGCLLFSQLAGYAQVRPEVAFGDLFKEVQLQAVFPDSKTFPDCIPLHTPEAIMQAYQTEKNTADFNLKAFVLQHFKLPPAPATNFKSDTTQPVQAHINTLWPVLTRQPVPEVSSLIPLPHAYIVPGGRFREIYYWDSYFTMLGLQAAGQTQLIQNMVDNFTFLIDKVGFIPNGNRSYYTGRSQPPFYALMVKVLRDAKGQRILKNYGPALQKEYEFWMDGAGNLSGSNPAYRRVVRLPDNSILNRYYDDFPAPRPEAYKEDVKLAQETGRNPEEVYRHLRAAAESGWDFSSRWFADGKTLKTIHTTDIIPVDLNALLYHLELTLAEVAILNHDNAQEHYYRQQAEKRKKALLKYCWNPAEKFLFDYDFKAGQVTVVPSLAAAYPLFFKMTTRKQAKGIAKKIKSDLLQPGGLISTPNHTGEQWDAPNAWAPLQWMSIVGLRNYHQNKLAKQVKHNWVEINTKVYKSTGKLVEKYNVEATHLEAGGGEYPLQDGFGWTNGVLLKLLSEK, from the coding sequence ATGCCTATTTTTGTTTATTTGTTCTTATTCATTATTTTTAAAAAGGGCCGCTTGTATTTTAATGGCCGCAGCATTGTTCTGGCGGGTTGTCTGCTGTTCAGCCAATTAGCCGGGTATGCCCAGGTAAGGCCCGAGGTAGCGTTTGGCGATTTATTTAAGGAAGTGCAGTTGCAAGCTGTTTTTCCCGATTCTAAAACTTTTCCGGATTGTATTCCGCTGCATACGCCCGAAGCTATTATGCAGGCTTACCAAACGGAAAAGAATACAGCTGATTTTAATTTAAAAGCTTTTGTGTTGCAGCATTTTAAGTTGCCACCCGCACCTGCTACCAATTTTAAATCCGATACCACGCAACCAGTACAAGCCCATATTAATACGCTCTGGCCTGTTTTAACCCGGCAGCCTGTACCGGAAGTTTCCTCGCTTATTCCGTTGCCGCATGCGTATATAGTGCCGGGTGGCCGTTTCCGGGAGATTTATTACTGGGATAGTTATTTTACCATGTTGGGTTTACAAGCTGCCGGCCAAACCCAGCTGATTCAGAACATGGTGGATAATTTTACTTTTTTAATTGATAAAGTAGGTTTTATACCCAACGGCAACCGGAGCTATTACACGGGCCGCTCGCAACCACCTTTTTACGCTTTAATGGTTAAAGTATTACGCGATGCCAAAGGCCAACGGATTTTAAAAAATTACGGGCCAGCCTTACAAAAAGAGTATGAATTCTGGATGGATGGCGCAGGCAACTTGTCCGGGAGTAACCCGGCTTATCGCCGCGTGGTGCGCTTACCCGATAACAGCATTTTAAACCGCTACTACGATGATTTTCCGGCACCTCGCCCCGAAGCTTACAAAGAAGACGTAAAACTGGCGCAGGAAACCGGCCGCAATCCCGAAGAAGTTTACCGCCACTTGCGGGCTGCGGCCGAGTCGGGTTGGGATTTCAGCAGCCGGTGGTTTGCCGATGGGAAAACTTTAAAAACCATCCATACTACCGATATTATTCCGGTAGATTTAAATGCTTTATTGTACCATTTAGAATTGACCCTGGCCGAAGTAGCCATCTTGAACCACGACAACGCCCAAGAACACTATTACCGGCAACAAGCCGAAAAAAGAAAGAAAGCGCTGTTAAAATACTGCTGGAACCCTGCCGAAAAGTTTTTATTTGATTATGATTTTAAAGCCGGCCAAGTAACTGTTGTACCATCTCTAGCCGCCGCTTACCCGTTATTTTTTAAAATGACTACCCGGAAACAAGCCAAAGGGATAGCCAAAAAAATTAAATCAGATTTATTACAACCGGGTGGGTTAATCTCTACACCTAACCATACGGGCGAACAATGGGATGCGCCCAACGCCTGGGCCCCTTTGCAATGGATGAGTATCGTGGGGCTTCGCAATTATCACCAGAACAAATTAGCCAAGCAGGTTAAACATAACTGGGTAGAAATAAATACCAAAGTTTATAAAAGCACCGGTAAATTAGTGGAAAAGTATAACGTAGAAGCTACGCACCTGGAAGCGGGTGGCGGCGAATACCCGTTACAAGACGGTTTCGGCTGGACCAATGGGGTATTGCTGAAGTTACTGTCGGAAAAGTAA
- a CDS encoding methylmalonyl-CoA mutase family protein — MLAASVEVYKPVNHLRIVTAASLFDGHDAAINIMRRILQSSGAEVIHLGHNRSVQEIVDCAVQEDAQAIAITSYQGGHVEYFKYMYDLLRERGCGHIKIFGGGGGVILPQEIEVLHAYGITRIYSPDDGRAMGLQGMINDLLQRCDFPTGQNLNGEIKHLPEKNAKAIARLISAAENYPEEFKKVKAQLIHSEENRTTNNEQRTTPVLGITGTGGAGKSSLVDELMRRFLTDFPEDNVAIISVDPSKRKTGGALLGDRIRMNAISNERVYMRSLATRQSNLALSKYVQDAVDIVKAAHFDLIILETSGIGQSDTEIVEHSDVSLYVMTPEYGAATQLEKIDMLDFADIIALNKFDKRGAQDALRDVKKQYKRNHQLWDISDDEIPVFGTIASQFNDPGMNRLYRAVMQKIADETGLAFNSQIADTPEPSEKVYIIPPSRTRYLSEISETNRQYDKWVKSQAEIAQQLFGLKKSLTAVQDLALENKENLKKQLETAYAELELHLDGPNRKLLENWETRKKTYRDEYFVFKVRDKEIKIKTHTTSLSGLEIAKIALPRYEAWGDLLHWNLQENVPGEFPYTAGVFPFKREGEDPTRMFAGEGGPERTNRRFHYVSLGLPAKRLSTAFDSVTLYGEDPAPRPDIYGKIGNSGVSICCLDDAKKLYSGFNLADPLTSVSMTINGPAAILTAFFMNAAIDQQCELYIQQNGLEEEVNQKISEIFKNNGQSRPYYQGDLPTGNNGLGLLLLGVTGDQVLPAAVYQQIKAQTLSAVRGTVQADILKEDQAQNTCIFSTEFSLRLMGDVQEYFIQNQVRNFYSVSISGYHIAEAGANPISQLAFTLANGFTYVEYYASRGMDINAFAPNLSFFFSNGIDPEYAVIGRVARRIWAKAMKLKYGANARSQMLKYHIQTSGRSLHAQEIDFNDIRTTLQALYAIYDNCNSLHTNAYDEAITTPTEDSVRRAMAIQLIINRELGLAKNENPLQGSFIIEELTDLVEEAVLLEFDRITERGGVLGAMETMYQRGKIQEESLYYETLKHTGEYPIIGVNTFLSSKGSPTIIPSEVIRATEEEKQYQINMLHLLHQRHAAMAPEKLKKVQDIAVQQENIFAELMETVKYCSLGQITNALFAVGGQYRRNM, encoded by the coding sequence ATGCTGGCAGCCTCTGTAGAAGTTTATAAACCCGTTAATCACCTCCGCATTGTAACCGCTGCTTCTTTGTTCGACGGGCACGATGCCGCCATTAATATCATGCGCCGTATTCTGCAATCCTCCGGCGCTGAAGTGATTCATTTGGGACATAATCGGTCGGTGCAGGAAATTGTGGATTGCGCCGTGCAGGAAGATGCCCAGGCCATTGCTATAACCTCGTACCAAGGCGGCCATGTCGAATATTTTAAATACATGTATGATTTATTGCGGGAACGGGGTTGTGGTCACATTAAAATTTTTGGCGGCGGCGGCGGCGTGATATTGCCCCAGGAAATAGAAGTATTACACGCTTACGGCATTACCCGTATTTACTCCCCCGACGATGGCCGGGCGATGGGTTTGCAAGGCATGATTAACGATTTATTACAACGCTGCGATTTCCCGACGGGCCAAAACCTGAACGGCGAAATAAAGCATTTGCCCGAAAAAAATGCCAAAGCCATTGCCCGCTTAATCTCCGCCGCCGAAAATTATCCCGAAGAGTTTAAAAAAGTAAAAGCGCAGTTAATCCATTCGGAAGAAAACCGAACAACGAACAACGAACAACGAACAACGCCAGTTTTGGGCATTACCGGTACGGGCGGTGCCGGAAAATCCAGTTTAGTAGATGAGTTGATGCGGCGCTTTCTCACGGATTTTCCGGAGGATAACGTAGCCATTATTTCCGTGGACCCGAGTAAACGCAAAACCGGTGGCGCCCTGCTCGGCGACCGCATCCGGATGAATGCCATTAGCAACGAGCGGGTGTACATGCGCTCCTTGGCTACCCGGCAAAGTAATTTGGCCTTGAGCAAATACGTGCAGGATGCGGTTGATATTGTAAAAGCGGCTCACTTTGATTTGATCATCCTGGAAACTTCCGGCATTGGCCAGTCCGATACCGAAATTGTGGAACATTCGGATGTTAGTTTGTACGTAATGACGCCGGAGTACGGGGCCGCTACCCAGCTAGAGAAAATTGACATGCTGGATTTTGCCGATATTATTGCCCTGAACAAATTTGATAAACGGGGTGCCCAGGATGCGTTACGCGACGTTAAAAAACAATACAAACGCAACCACCAACTTTGGGATATAAGTGATGATGAAATTCCGGTTTTTGGTACCATTGCCTCGCAGTTTAACGACCCCGGCATGAACCGGCTGTACCGGGCCGTGATGCAGAAAATAGCCGACGAAACCGGTTTAGCTTTTAACTCCCAAATAGCCGATACTCCGGAGCCATCCGAGAAAGTGTACATCATACCGCCGAGCCGCACCCGCTACTTATCCGAAATATCCGAAACCAACCGGCAGTATGATAAGTGGGTTAAGTCGCAGGCCGAAATTGCGCAGCAACTGTTTGGTTTAAAAAAATCCCTTACTGCGGTACAGGATTTGGCTCTGGAAAATAAAGAAAATTTAAAAAAACAACTAGAAACGGCTTACGCCGAATTGGAACTGCATCTGGATGGTCCAAACCGGAAATTACTGGAGAACTGGGAAACTCGTAAAAAAACCTATCGGGACGAGTACTTTGTGTTTAAAGTCCGCGATAAAGAAATTAAAATAAAAACCCATACCACCAGTTTATCGGGCCTCGAAATAGCCAAAATAGCCTTGCCGCGCTACGAAGCCTGGGGCGACTTACTGCACTGGAATTTGCAGGAAAATGTGCCCGGCGAATTTCCGTACACGGCCGGCGTGTTTCCGTTTAAACGCGAGGGCGAAGATCCTACCCGCATGTTTGCCGGCGAAGGGGGCCCGGAACGCACGAACCGCCGTTTTCATTACGTGAGTTTGGGTTTACCGGCCAAACGTTTATCTACCGCCTTTGATTCGGTTACATTATACGGCGAAGACCCGGCCCCTCGCCCCGATATATACGGCAAAATTGGCAACTCCGGCGTCAGCATCTGCTGCCTCGACGATGCTAAAAAACTATATTCCGGCTTTAACCTGGCGGATCCGCTCACTTCCGTTTCCATGACCATCAACGGCCCGGCGGCTATTTTAACGGCATTTTTCATGAATGCAGCCATCGACCAGCAATGCGAATTGTATATCCAACAAAATGGATTGGAAGAAGAAGTTAATCAAAAAATAAGCGAAATTTTCAAAAATAATGGCCAAAGCCGCCCCTACTACCAGGGCGATTTACCAACCGGCAACAATGGCTTGGGCTTACTGCTGTTAGGCGTAACCGGCGACCAGGTTCTACCGGCAGCAGTTTACCAGCAAATCAAAGCACAAACTTTATCCGCCGTGCGGGGTACGGTTCAAGCGGATATTTTAAAAGAAGACCAAGCCCAGAATACCTGCATTTTCAGCACGGAGTTTTCGTTGCGTTTAATGGGCGATGTACAGGAGTATTTTATTCAAAACCAGGTACGTAACTTTTACTCGGTATCTATTTCGGGTTACCACATTGCTGAAGCGGGGGCTAACCCTATTTCGCAGCTGGCTTTTACCCTGGCCAATGGTTTTACCTATGTGGAATATTACGCTAGCCGGGGTATGGATATTAACGCCTTTGCCCCTAATCTCAGCTTTTTCTTTTCTAACGGCATCGATCCGGAATACGCTGTTATTGGTCGGGTGGCCCGCCGCATTTGGGCCAAAGCCATGAAATTAAAATACGGGGCCAACGCCCGTTCGCAAATGCTCAAATACCACATTCAAACTTCGGGACGCTCGTTACACGCCCAGGAAATTGATTTTAACGATATCCGCACTACCCTGCAAGCGCTTTATGCCATTTACGATAACTGCAACTCGCTGCATACCAACGCCTACGACGAGGCCATCACCACCCCGACCGAGGACAGTGTGCGGCGCGCTATGGCCATTCAATTAATTATTAATCGCGAACTAGGTTTAGCAAAAAACGAAAATCCGTTGCAAGGTTCTTTCATTATTGAGGAGCTTACCGATTTGGTAGAAGAAGCGGTGTTGCTGGAGTTTGACCGGATTACCGAACGCGGCGGCGTTTTGGGTGCCATGGAAACCATGTACCAACGCGGCAAAATACAAGAAGAAAGCTTGTATTACGAAACCTTGAAACACACCGGCGAATACCCGATTATCGGCGTGAATACTTTCTTGAGCAGCAAAGGGTCCCCCACCATTATTCCATCGGAGGTCATTCGGGCTACCGAAGAAGAAAAACAATACCAGATTAATATGTTGCACTTGCTGCACCAACGCCATGCTGCCATGGCACCCGAAAAATTAAAAAAAGTACAAGACATTGCCGTGCAGCAAGAAAATATATTCGCGGAATTAATGGAAACGGTGAAGTATTGTTCTTTGGGCCAGATTACAAATGCTTTGTTTGCGGTAGGTGGGCAATACCGGCGCAATATGTAA
- a CDS encoding rhodanese-like domain-containing protein — MEDITTNELKERLANGEKPFIVDVREPHEYDEFNIGALNIPLGSLPQRLDELESHKNEEIILHCRSGARSGNAKAYLLQQGYPNVRNLLGGMLAWQA; from the coding sequence ATGGAAGATATTACCACCAACGAATTAAAAGAGCGTTTAGCCAACGGCGAAAAACCATTTATAGTAGATGTACGGGAACCCCACGAATACGACGAGTTTAACATTGGCGCTCTCAATATACCTCTAGGCAGTTTACCTCAGCGTTTGGATGAATTAGAAAGCCACAAGAACGAAGAAATTATTCTGCATTGCCGTTCCGGCGCCCGTTCGGGTAATGCCAAAGCTTATTTGTTGCAGCAAGGTTACCCTAATGTCCGGAACTTATTGGGTGGGATGTTAGCCTGGCAAGCTTAA